The DNA segment AAGTCGATCTCTCCGTGATCAACGGCAAAGTGGTGGTGCGCGATGGACATCTGACAACGGTTGAACTGCCCGTCTTGATTGAGCAGCACAATCATTTTGCGCGTCAGCTCATGATTTAAGTTTTCTCACAATTGTTAATTCTTTCTTTCGAATACGTGCATCATTCATGCACTGAGGCACAGGGTTATGTCATCCGCTTTAACGTTGGTTCGTGGTCAAATTTTGCACTTTCTGAGTGACCCTATTCAGGACGATCCGTCATCGTATGAATACTTCGCAGACGGCGCTTTATGGATTGAGCAGGGTAAGATTCTCAAAGTCGGCAACTGGGAAACGATCACCTCGACCATCACACCAGAAAAACTAAGTCGGGCAACGCTGTATGACTATTCGGGCAAACTCATCATGCCAGGACTCGTCGATACCCATTGCCACTATCCCCAAGCCAAGGTCATCGGGTCTTATGGGCGACAGCTTCTGGATTGGCTCAATGACTACACCTTCCCCACCGAAGCGGCATTTGCAGATCCCGATGTTGCATTGCGCGGTGCGGAATACTTCGTCAAGCGCCTGCTGGCTCACGGCACCACCACCGCCTCAGTCTTTGCGACGGTGCATCCGACATCCGTCGATGCCTTTATGCAAACCGCAGAGAAATATGGCTTAAGAATGCTGTGTGGCAAGGTCATGATGGATCGCCACTGTCCAGATAATCTACGAGACACTGCGCAACAATCTGGAATTGAAAGCCAAGACTTGATTGATCGTTGGCATGGCAAGGGGCGTCTACGCTATAGCATCACCCCACGCTTTGCACCGACCTCAACGCCGGAACAACTCCACATCGCGGGTGAGCTCTATCACAGTCGCCCAGATTTACATGTCCAGTCTCATCTTGCTGAAAATTGGGATGAGATTCATTGGGTGCGTAGCTTGTTTCCAGAGCTCTTCGATTACCTGAATGTCTATGAGTACTATGGATTGACGGGAGAGCGAACCATTTACGGCCACTGCATTCACCTATCCCCGCGTGAAATCCAATCGATGAGCGAGCAAGGCACTGCCGCAGCCTTCTGTCCGACGTCTAACTTATTCTTGGGCAGTGGCTTCTTTGATTACAGTAAAGTGGCCGAAGCCAATGTTCGCATCGGCCTTGCAACCGATGTCGGCGGAGGCACCTCATTCAGCCTGATTCGTACCCTGGGTGAAGCCTACAAAGTCTCTCAAGTGCACAAACAACCGCTGTCCGCACTGCGCGGCTGGTATTTGGCGACCTTAGGCGGGGCTAAGGCGCTTTATCTCGATTCGTTTATTGGTAACTTCACATCCGGTAAAGAAGCCGACTTTATCGTCATCGACACCAGTACAATTGAGGAACTGGATTATCGCCTACAAGGTGTAGAGTCGTTATCTGAGCGGCTTTTTGCGCTGATGATCATGGGTGATGAACGCAATATCTATGCGACTCATATTCAAGGCAATAAAATCTCCTTTGACGCATAACTCAAAGATCAAGTCATATCAGGGACCTGAGTTAATGAATACTTAACGCAGGTCTTTAATCGATACGGCATCCAGCATTTTTTGCGCTTGCACCCGATCAATATCTCGTTCCCAAACAGCAATCACCACAGTCGCAGCACAATTGCCAATCAAATTGGTCAGTGCACGTGCAATCCCCACAAACCAATCAATCGATAGAATCAGGACCAGACCAATGGCGGGAATCGCCGGAATCGCGGACAACGTCGCGGCCAAAATCACGATCGCAGACCCCGGAATGCCATGTGCACCTTTAGACGTCAGTAGTGAAACCAGCAGAATCAACCCCAAATCATGCATGGATAGCGGCGTATTGGTCGCTTGTGCAATGAACACCACCGCGAGACTCAGATAAATCGAAAATCCATCCAAATTGAATGAATACCCTGTTGGAATCACCAAGCCGACCGTTGACTCTTTAATGCCGAGTTGGGTGAGTTTACGCATAATTTGTGGCAAGACTGCATCAGAGGATGCCGTACCCAATACGATGAGTAACTCTTCGCGTAAGTATCCGATCAGCTTAAAAATATTAAAACCAACCAACTTCAAGATCAGTCCCAAAATCACCACGATAAAACTGATGCAACTGATATAAAAAACCAGCACCAGCATCCCCAACTGCTTGAGAGATGCCACGCCATATTTCGCCGTGGTATATGCAATTGCACCCAGCACACCCAATGGCGCCAATTTAATAATCATGCCCATGATGCGGAAGAGAATTTGTGACAGGCTCTCCAACAAGTCTGCCACCGGCTTGGCGGACTCACAAATCATCGACATACCTGCGCCAAAGAGCAGCGCGATCAATAGCACCTGCAAAATATCGCCTTGCGCAAAAGCATCCACAACCGTCGAGGGAATAATATTGAGCAAATAATCAGACACACTGTGCAGACTTTTGGTGCGCTCGACATAAGTCGCCATGGATGTCCCGTCAAGCGTCTGGGTATTGATATTCATCCCGACACCCGGCTTTAAGACAAAAGCCATGAGCAGTCCTAATGCCAGTGCCACCGTGGTCACAACCTCAAAATAGAGAATCGTTTTACCGCCTACCCGCCCGACTTTCTTGAGGTTACCTGCCCCATAAATGCCAAGTACCACCACGCAAAAGACGATCGGTGCCACAATCATCTTGATCAGTTTAATAAAGCCATCGCCAAGGGGCTTTAGATCTAAACCCAAATCAGGCACGATCACACCAATGATGACGCCCACAATCAACGCAAAGAGCACTTGGATAAATAATGATTTTTTGATGAAGGTCGGCATAGATGCTCTCAAAACAAAAAGCGCTCAGTTGCTCAAACAGCAAACAACTCACGCAAAATAAAACGATCTGTCAAAATTAAAGGTGCAATAACCACGCCATCAAGAAACCAGATGGTCGTTATAAATTACTCTTTAAAAGCATTATTTTTATGAAATGAACTAGATACCCACCGTCAAAACAAAATAATATCCCCAAACTTTACGTCAGGGGATATCGTTAAGCTTTTACATGCAGACTAAAAATGATATTCCGCTCGGATCATCGGCGTACTTGCCGTTGCACCCTTGCCCGCTTGGGATTCTGGGTTACCGAATTTGTTATGCCAATATTCATACTCAGCACCTACGCGGAACGTCTTTTTAGACATGCCCAGATCAGCACCTAAGTCATACATGACCTGCATATCGACATGAGTTTCAGGCGCGGTTGCACTACCAAACTCATTTTTCCCTTTAGGCCCGATAAAAAGTGCATAGCCCTCAAAGGATAAAGGCAACGAGAACACCGGCATGCCCCAAACCATTTCTAACATCGGATGGGTATCGTAGGTATATCGCTTATCAATCCCCGCAGGATCATTGCTCTCATTCAGTGCCAAGACGCTGATTTTAAGAAATCCCGGCACATCCATCATGATAGTAGGTCCAAGCACCAGCATGCGCTTTTTAGAACCATAACTGTCATTTTTGGTATTAAGGTCAAAACCACCGGTAATCCCAAACCCTTGAATCGGACCAATCTTTAAGTCCTTTTTAAACGCTTTGCCTAAATCAAAAGTATTGCGATACACCACATATACCTCTTGAGCGCCGTCTTTAGTACCTTTGCCCGGATCTTTATCATCCGATAGCAGCACATCTGCATTAAAGAAGTTGGTACCGTATTTATAGCCGCTGACGTGATTTAAAGAGATGATATTCTTACTGATATCCTGACGACTGCCATCGGGTTTGTTGTCATAGGGTTCAGCGAATGTGGTGCCATAACGCCATCCCAATGACGTATCACTCCATTCTGCCGCATGAATTTGTGTCCCCAAAGCCAACAGTCCCAGTCCGCAAAGCAGGCTTTTCTTTAACTTTTTCGTCGGAACGGTCGTGTTTAAAACGCTGACTGACTGAGCAATCATGATGAATCCCCCATAAGCTTAAGTGATGATCTTACGACTAAGTCAATTTTGTGATTAACTTATTTCTTATTATTCAATTTGCAAAACTCTGACCAATATTAAGACTATAGATAGTCCCGCATGTTCTCCATAACTGATCTTGTATAAGAAATAAAGCTCTGCCAATATAAGCTAAAATGATCAAAATCACGGATTTATTCCGCCCCCGATTCAAGCATCGTCTAGATAAAATTGATGCTGTTTCCTGCGAAAATTCAATGCATAGGATTCATTTAGCGGTCTTTTGAGGAGCGACAAGTATGTCCAAGTCCATCACCAGTTACCCGCGTGATTTGATCGGTTATGGTGCAACACCGCCGCATGCCAACTGGCCCAATGGAGCACGCATCGCTGTCCAATTTGTACTGAATTATGAAGAGGGCGGTGAAAACAGCATTTTGCATGGGGACGCAGGATCAGAACAATTCCTCTCCGAAATGTTTAATCCTCCGGCATTTGAGGACAGGCATTTATCAATGGAATCCATCTATGAGTATGGTTCTCGTGCTGGGGTGTGGCGCATTTTGCATGAATTTGAACGGCGCAATCTACCCCTAACCATCTTTGGTGTTGGCATGGCTTTAGCACGCCACCCAGAACTGGCTCTGAAGTTTCAAGAACTGGGGCATGAAATTGCCGCGCACGGCTTGCGCTGGATTAGCTATCAGAACATTGATGAAGCCACTGAACGTGCCCATATGCAAGAATGCATCACGCTTTTCAAGGAACTCTATGGCACTGTGCCACAAGGCTGGTATACCGGCCGCGATAGTCCCAACACACGGCGTCTACTGGTTGAACTGAATCAACTCGAACAAGGCGCAATCTTGTATGACAGTGATTATTACGGGGATGACTTGCCCTTTTGGACACAAGTCGAGTTATCGAACGGCGAGAAAAAACCACACTTAATTGTGCCCTATACCTTAGATACCAATGACATGCGCTTCTCATTGCCACAAGGTTTTGCAACGGGAGATGATTTTTTCCACTATCTACGGGATGCCTTCGATGTCCTGTATGCCGAAGGCAGCTCAACACCCAAAATGCTTTCTATCGGCCTGCATTGCCGACTGATTGGACGACCAGGGCGCTTCAAAGCCTTACAGCATTTTTTAGATTATGTGCAAAAACACGATCACGTCTGGGTTTGTCGTCGTGTCGATATTGCAAAGCATTGGATCGAAAACCACCCTTTTCAAACCCCTTAAACGCATTTATTTAAATTTTACTGTAGAGAAACGCCTCATGGATTTTATTGAATCACCAGCCGTTGAACTCC comes from the Aquirhabdus parva genome and includes:
- the guaD gene encoding guanine deaminase — protein: MSSALTLVRGQILHFLSDPIQDDPSSYEYFADGALWIEQGKILKVGNWETITSTITPEKLSRATLYDYSGKLIMPGLVDTHCHYPQAKVIGSYGRQLLDWLNDYTFPTEAAFADPDVALRGAEYFVKRLLAHGTTTASVFATVHPTSVDAFMQTAEKYGLRMLCGKVMMDRHCPDNLRDTAQQSGIESQDLIDRWHGKGRLRYSITPRFAPTSTPEQLHIAGELYHSRPDLHVQSHLAENWDEIHWVRSLFPELFDYLNVYEYYGLTGERTIYGHCIHLSPREIQSMSEQGTAAAFCPTSNLFLGSGFFDYSKVAEANVRIGLATDVGGGTSFSLIRTLGEAYKVSQVHKQPLSALRGWYLATLGGAKALYLDSFIGNFTSGKEADFIVIDTSTIEELDYRLQGVESLSERLFALMIMGDERNIYATHIQGNKISFDA
- the dctA gene encoding C4-dicarboxylate transporter DctA, with the translated sequence MPTFIKKSLFIQVLFALIVGVIIGVIVPDLGLDLKPLGDGFIKLIKMIVAPIVFCVVVLGIYGAGNLKKVGRVGGKTILYFEVVTTVALALGLLMAFVLKPGVGMNINTQTLDGTSMATYVERTKSLHSVSDYLLNIIPSTVVDAFAQGDILQVLLIALLFGAGMSMICESAKPVADLLESLSQILFRIMGMIIKLAPLGVLGAIAYTTAKYGVASLKQLGMLVLVFYISCISFIVVILGLILKLVGFNIFKLIGYLREELLIVLGTASSDAVLPQIMRKLTQLGIKESTVGLVIPTGYSFNLDGFSIYLSLAVVFIAQATNTPLSMHDLGLILLVSLLTSKGAHGIPGSAIVILAATLSAIPAIPAIGLVLILSIDWFVGIARALTNLIGNCAATVVIAVWERDIDRVQAQKMLDAVSIKDLR
- a CDS encoding outer envelope protein, with protein sequence MIAQSVSVLNTTVPTKKLKKSLLCGLGLLALGTQIHAAEWSDTSLGWRYGTTFAEPYDNKPDGSRQDISKNIISLNHVSGYKYGTNFFNADVLLSDDKDPGKGTKDGAQEVYVVYRNTFDLGKAFKKDLKIGPIQGFGITGGFDLNTKNDSYGSKKRMLVLGPTIMMDVPGFLKISVLALNESNDPAGIDKRYTYDTHPMLEMVWGMPVFSLPLSFEGYALFIGPKGKNEFGSATAPETHVDMQVMYDLGADLGMSKKTFRVGAEYEYWHNKFGNPESQAGKGATASTPMIRAEYHF
- the puuE gene encoding allantoinase PuuE, encoding MSKSITSYPRDLIGYGATPPHANWPNGARIAVQFVLNYEEGGENSILHGDAGSEQFLSEMFNPPAFEDRHLSMESIYEYGSRAGVWRILHEFERRNLPLTIFGVGMALARHPELALKFQELGHEIAAHGLRWISYQNIDEATERAHMQECITLFKELYGTVPQGWYTGRDSPNTRRLLVELNQLEQGAILYDSDYYGDDLPFWTQVELSNGEKKPHLIVPYTLDTNDMRFSLPQGFATGDDFFHYLRDAFDVLYAEGSSTPKMLSIGLHCRLIGRPGRFKALQHFLDYVQKHDHVWVCRRVDIAKHWIENHPFQTP